A genome region from Tolypothrix sp. PCC 7712 includes the following:
- a CDS encoding RuBisCO accumulation factor 1, producing MTDLPPNPQNPDNADSDTAQELLIKLRQKQGNWVEWGQAIAYLQKNGYNPQEIFEATGFEPIQQNQVVVGSQVYNSLEKGGASEATRSHYASRGSDILYELRLLTHEERAAAAELTFQHKLDMDEAREVAKAYKEFCRFRIFPEGFSNHPGDAVAYTAWKLARQNSDFQERSRLIAKGLRFAHTASARKQIEQLLTDFTVVPKRPAPLLPFYRLESEEELPRIIPVAGELPLTPNDLKAVPLVTEIQPFRMVKFTGEQAWVPLPGWQVLLSAEDPVVIIANSDRLPNQSQNQPGQVLVVVDRAQRQWDASSYFILENSGELDIQWFENDPEIPLLGKIIIILRPKKILDEEITKDSWQIDE from the coding sequence ATGACTGACCTACCACCCAACCCTCAAAATCCTGACAACGCTGATTCAGATACCGCCCAGGAGTTGCTAATAAAGTTACGGCAAAAGCAAGGTAACTGGGTGGAATGGGGTCAAGCGATCGCTTATTTGCAAAAAAATGGTTACAATCCTCAAGAGATTTTTGAGGCTACTGGATTTGAGCCAATTCAACAAAATCAGGTAGTTGTTGGTTCTCAAGTTTATAATTCTTTAGAAAAAGGCGGTGCATCGGAGGCAACGCGATCGCATTACGCCTCACGTGGTAGTGATATTTTATATGAGTTACGTTTACTCACCCATGAAGAACGCGCCGCAGCTGCTGAATTGACTTTCCAGCACAAACTCGACATGGATGAAGCCAGGGAAGTAGCCAAAGCCTATAAAGAGTTTTGCCGCTTCCGCATCTTTCCAGAAGGATTTTCCAATCATCCCGGAGATGCTGTAGCTTATACTGCCTGGAAATTAGCACGGCAAAACAGCGATTTTCAAGAGCGATCGCGTTTAATTGCTAAAGGCTTACGGTTTGCACACACAGCATCGGCTAGGAAACAAATTGAACAATTACTCACAGATTTTACTGTCGTTCCTAAACGTCCGGCTCCACTTTTACCCTTTTATCGCCTAGAGTCTGAAGAAGAGTTACCGAGAATTATCCCTGTAGCTGGTGAGTTGCCATTGACACCAAATGACTTAAAAGCGGTGCCATTAGTGACAGAAATTCAACCATTTCGTATGGTTAAATTTACTGGCGAACAAGCTTGGGTACCATTACCAGGTTGGCAAGTACTATTGAGTGCCGAAGACCCAGTAGTGATTATAGCGAATAGCGATCGCCTGCCAAACCAAAGCCAAAATCAACCAGGACAAGTTTTAGTAGTAGTAGATCGTGCCCAACGGCAATGGGATGCTTCCAGCTATTTTATATTAGAAAATTCCGGTGAATTAGACATCCAGTGGTTTGAGAATGACCCAGAAATTCCCCTGTTAGGAAAAATTATTATCATCCTGCGTCCCAAGAAAATCCTTGATGAAGAAATCACCAAAGATTCTTGGCAAATTGACGAATAA
- the pstC gene encoding phosphate ABC transporter permease subunit PstC — MIGAKPTRLSPKLLRNLRERAIEFVLFLAALSSVATTIAIVAILVYESILFFQKVSIWEFLTDTQWTPLFDDKHYGIWPLVSGTLVTTVVALLVAIPLGTIIAIYLSEFAPPIVREVIKPILELLAGIPTVVYGYFALLFVTPLLQVILPELPGFNMLSAGLVIGIMIIPYVSSLSEDAMRAVPAHLREGSYATGATRLQTALRVVVPASISGISAAYILGISRAVGETMIVAIAAGGQPNLTWNPMEPAATMTAYIVAVSLGDLPHGTLEYETIFAVGLTLVLMTLVFNIIGHFLTKRYREIY, encoded by the coding sequence ATGATTGGTGCTAAACCAACTCGACTTTCTCCCAAACTATTGCGTAATCTGCGTGAACGGGCCATTGAGTTTGTCTTGTTTCTCGCAGCATTGTCTTCTGTGGCGACTACCATAGCGATTGTCGCCATTTTGGTCTATGAATCCATACTATTTTTTCAGAAAGTATCTATTTGGGAATTTCTCACAGATACCCAATGGACACCTTTATTTGACGACAAACACTATGGTATTTGGCCTTTGGTGTCAGGAACTTTAGTAACTACTGTAGTTGCTTTATTAGTAGCAATTCCACTCGGGACAATTATTGCTATTTACCTCAGTGAATTTGCACCACCGATAGTCCGAGAGGTAATCAAACCGATTTTAGAATTATTGGCAGGGATTCCTACAGTAGTTTACGGATATTTTGCCTTACTGTTTGTTACGCCTTTATTGCAGGTAATATTGCCAGAATTACCTGGTTTTAATATGTTGAGTGCGGGTTTAGTCATTGGAATTATGATTATTCCCTATGTAAGTTCCCTGAGTGAAGATGCAATGCGCGCCGTACCTGCACATCTGCGCGAAGGTTCTTATGCAACTGGTGCGACTCGCTTGCAAACAGCCTTACGAGTTGTAGTCCCAGCATCGATTTCTGGGATATCAGCCGCTTACATTTTGGGAATTTCCCGTGCAGTTGGTGAAACGATGATAGTCGCGATCGCAGCTGGCGGTCAACCTAACCTTACTTGGAACCCGATGGAACCAGCCGCAACTATGACAGCTTACATTGTTGCAGTCAGTCTTGGCGATTTACCACATGGCACTTTGGAATACGAAACTATCTTTGCTGTAGGGCTAACTCTAGTATTAATGACTTTGGTATTTAATATCATTGGTCATTTTCTAACTAAGCGCTATCGAGAGATTTATTAG
- a CDS encoding adenylate kinase, with amino-acid sequence MKKVAVFGNAGGGKSTLSKKLSQITGLPLHVLDKIKYQSGGVELSDEDYKRAHEQILVSEQWIIDGFGSMETLWPRLDEADSLVFIDLPLYVHFWWVTKRLITGYFNPPDGWPKNSPIFKSSLNSYRVLFLCDKYLTPRYREYIKQAKSQKNVYHLQSTQDISQFWESIENNGHRA; translated from the coding sequence ATGAAAAAAGTAGCAGTATTTGGCAACGCTGGAGGTGGTAAATCTACTCTCAGCAAGAAATTATCCCAAATCACGGGTTTACCGCTTCATGTCTTGGACAAAATTAAATATCAATCAGGCGGTGTTGAGCTTTCAGATGAAGATTATAAACGCGCCCATGAGCAAATTTTAGTTAGTGAACAATGGATTATTGATGGGTTTGGTTCTATGGAAACCCTTTGGCCTAGACTAGATGAGGCAGATAGCTTAGTTTTTATCGATTTACCGCTATATGTACATTTCTGGTGGGTAACTAAACGACTAATCACAGGTTACTTTAACCCACCAGACGGCTGGCCAAAAAACAGTCCTATATTTAAAAGTTCGCTAAATAGCTACCGCGTGCTTTTTTTATGCGACAAATATTTGACTCCTAGATATCGTGAGTATATCAAGCAGGCAAAAAGCCAGAAAAATGTTTATCATCTTCAATCGACTCAAGATATTTCGCAATTTTGGGAATCAATTGAAAATAATGGGCATAGGGCATAG
- the pstA gene encoding phosphate ABC transporter permease PstA has translation MTTTRSMRQIRAIINRNKLSEYIFSIVGLLSMLIGIVTLLALIFDLVSDGAPRLSWDFFTSFPSRRAANAGILSAWVGSLLVMLVTASVAIPIGIASGIYLEEYAQKNWLADLIEINVTNLAGVPSIIYGLLALGLFVYGFNLGPSVVTAGLTLALLVLPVVIVTTREALRAIPNSIREAAYATGASKWQMIWDHVLPYATGSILTGIIVALARAIGETAPLITIGALTFIAFLPDSPIKGEFPFISFSWLLAPFTVIPIQMFDWVSRPQEAFQVNAAAAGIVLIAMTLAMNAIAIYLRYRLRKTIKW, from the coding sequence ATGACCACCACTCGTAGTATGCGGCAAATCCGCGCTATTATTAACCGCAACAAGCTTTCTGAATATATTTTTAGTATTGTTGGTTTGTTGTCAATGTTGATTGGAATTGTGACTTTACTAGCACTAATATTTGACTTAGTTAGTGATGGTGCGCCACGTCTTTCTTGGGATTTTTTTACATCCTTTCCTAGCCGTAGAGCAGCAAATGCAGGTATTCTTTCGGCTTGGGTAGGTTCTCTTTTAGTCATGCTAGTAACGGCATCGGTTGCAATTCCGATTGGTATAGCATCAGGAATTTACTTAGAAGAATATGCCCAGAAAAATTGGCTAGCTGATTTGATTGAGATTAATGTCACTAATTTGGCTGGTGTTCCATCCATTATTTATGGACTGTTAGCCTTGGGTTTATTTGTCTATGGCTTCAATTTAGGCCCTAGCGTGGTAACAGCAGGATTGACATTAGCCCTATTAGTTTTACCTGTGGTAATTGTCACCACTCGGGAAGCTTTGCGCGCTATTCCTAATAGTATTCGCGAAGCTGCTTACGCTACTGGTGCGTCTAAATGGCAAATGATTTGGGATCATGTTTTACCTTATGCAACTGGTAGCATTCTCACAGGAATTATTGTGGCTTTAGCACGCGCTATTGGCGAAACTGCACCTTTAATTACCATAGGCGCGCTGACATTTATTGCCTTTCTTCCAGATTCTCCAATTAAAGGAGAATTTCCTTTTATATCCTTTTCCTGGCTATTAGCACCTTTCACAGTTATACCCATTCAAATGTTTGATTGGGTGTCTCGTCCTCAAGAAGCATTTCAAGTGAACGCCGCCGCCGCAGGTATTGTACTAATTGCCATGACTTTGGCTATGAATGCTATAGCTATTTATCTCCGTTATCGTTTACGTAAAACAATCAAATGGTAG
- the ubiE gene encoding bifunctional demethylmenaquinone methyltransferase/2-methoxy-6-polyprenyl-1,4-benzoquinol methylase UbiE — translation MTQEIRVIFDRIAPIYDQLNNWLSLGQHRIWKEMTIKWSNPQPGDTCLDLCCGSGDIAFGLARRVGATGHVYAVDFSHNLLAMAQERSQNQYTQPPITWVEADVLDLPFEDNKFDAATMGYGLRNVKDIPRSLKELYRVLKPGAKAAILDFHRPDNPQLRSFQQWYLDNLVVPIATQLGVKEEYAYISPSLDRFPIGKEQVELAYQVGFAEVTHYPIVNGMMGVLVVSKL, via the coding sequence ATGACTCAGGAAATTCGCGTTATTTTTGATCGTATTGCTCCTATTTATGACCAACTGAATAATTGGTTAAGTTTGGGACAACACCGAATTTGGAAGGAAATGACCATCAAATGGAGTAACCCGCAACCGGGAGATACTTGTTTAGATTTGTGTTGCGGGAGTGGGGATATCGCTTTTGGTTTAGCCAGGCGTGTAGGCGCTACAGGTCATGTATATGCAGTAGATTTTTCCCATAACCTGCTAGCAATGGCTCAAGAACGCTCGCAAAATCAGTATACCCAACCTCCAATTACCTGGGTTGAAGCGGATGTCCTAGATTTACCCTTTGAGGACAACAAATTTGATGCCGCCACAATGGGCTATGGTTTAAGAAATGTTAAAGATATTCCCCGCAGCCTTAAAGAGTTGTACCGCGTTCTCAAACCTGGTGCAAAAGCTGCCATATTAGATTTTCATCGCCCAGATAATCCGCAGCTGCGATCGTTCCAGCAATGGTATTTGGATAATCTTGTTGTCCCTATAGCGACCCAGTTAGGTGTTAAGGAAGAATACGCCTACATCAGTCCCAGCCTAGATCGCTTTCCTATTGGCAAAGAACAGGTAGAATTAGCTTATCAAGTTGGTTTTGCTGAAGTCACACACTACCCCATTGTGAACGGTATGATGGGAGTGCTGGTAGTCAGTAAACTTTAG
- a CDS encoding response regulator gives MDNLSLETNTDRRQLRTLDRPKKLKILVVDDEPDNLDLLYRTFRRDFQVLKADSGMNALQMLAAEGEVAVIISDQRMPEMKGTEFLSKTVPQFPDTVRIILTGFTDIEDLVEAINAGQVYKYITKPWDPGELKAVVQRAAETYDLLKQRTEELRCANAQMALLTVLVEVTQAANSLEEILKPIATAFSQSFGSDACILQLIEDHSLIATQGSYCEGGTVENWLTQDPLTSEAIATGNIQVSLNILKDPKLSSVAHYQNSGVQAHLIIPINYRNKVMGVLSLQWKQPHTLRDDELKLINLSAQLVAIALTSSFYHQTQI, from the coding sequence ATGGATAATCTCAGTTTGGAAACTAATACAGATCGTCGTCAATTAAGAACTTTAGATAGGCCGAAAAAACTCAAAATCCTGGTGGTTGATGATGAACCAGATAATCTAGATCTGTTGTATCGCACCTTTCGCCGGGATTTTCAAGTTCTCAAGGCTGATAGCGGGATGAACGCCTTACAAATGCTGGCAGCAGAGGGAGAGGTGGCGGTAATTATCTCTGATCAACGAATGCCAGAAATGAAGGGAACTGAGTTTCTCAGTAAGACTGTACCTCAGTTTCCAGATACCGTGAGAATTATCCTTACAGGTTTTACTGATATTGAAGATTTGGTGGAAGCAATTAATGCTGGGCAAGTCTACAAATATATTACTAAGCCTTGGGACCCAGGGGAATTGAAGGCGGTAGTCCAACGGGCAGCCGAAACCTACGATTTACTGAAGCAACGTACAGAAGAATTACGCTGTGCTAATGCTCAAATGGCACTGTTAACTGTTTTAGTGGAAGTAACACAAGCAGCTAATAGTTTAGAAGAAATACTGAAACCAATTGCTACTGCATTTAGTCAAAGTTTTGGCTCAGATGCCTGCATTTTGCAACTGATTGAAGATCATAGTTTAATTGCAACTCAAGGGTCTTACTGTGAAGGCGGTACTGTAGAAAACTGGCTAACCCAAGACCCCTTAACCAGCGAGGCGATCGCTACTGGCAATATTCAAGTTTCACTAAATATACTTAAAGATCCAAAATTATCCAGTGTTGCTCATTACCAAAATTCTGGTGTACAAGCACACTTAATTATCCCCATTAACTACCGCAACAAAGTTATGGGGGTATTATCGCTACAGTGGAAACAACCACACACTTTGCGAGATGATGAGTTAAAGCTAATCAATTTATCAGCACAATTGGTGGCGATCGCTCTCACGAGCAGTTTTTATCACCAAACACAAATTTAG
- a CDS encoding DUF445 domain-containing protein translates to MDWSHLWLYVSPPILGGIIGYFTNDIAIKMLFRPYRAIYIGKQRLPFTPGLIPRNQERLALKISNTIMGSLLTPEELQNLARRLLQTERVEGAILWLLKLALDQINSEDKNQKSAKIVGGILRDLLGESLPRLLKVLARREDFLEVQINQIFDQILLEFQLSEEQSTRLADWLLQVVVPPDVLRQTIVDFLTDRTIQTIDETFREKTSGTYWVVANLFGLRNTLTRLRAFCLDEKEATNDRLKELIQELQIRDRIRKLLQNLSLQNLPIGTVRQLRKTTRESVRHYLQTSGSDLLQGLTDSVDWENIASLLLNRLSTSPVVSSSLEVVSQELALILERYLEKDLEAIVAQVIPILSIDQVIVDRVKSTSPADLEAAIEGIVKSELQAIVTLGGVLGVIVGLGQTVFLLLNQQ, encoded by the coding sequence GTGGATTGGTCTCATTTGTGGCTTTATGTATCACCACCGATATTAGGTGGAATTATCGGCTATTTCACGAATGATATAGCCATCAAAATGTTATTTCGCCCCTACCGAGCAATTTATATCGGTAAGCAAAGATTGCCATTCACACCTGGCTTAATTCCCCGTAACCAGGAAAGGCTAGCTCTGAAGATTTCTAATACAATCATGGGGTCACTTTTGACACCAGAGGAGTTGCAAAATCTCGCTCGCCGTCTGTTACAAACAGAAAGAGTAGAAGGAGCAATTCTGTGGTTGTTAAAACTAGCACTTGACCAAATCAATTCCGAGGATAAAAATCAAAAAAGTGCTAAAATTGTCGGCGGAATTTTGCGTGATTTATTAGGTGAATCTTTGCCACGTCTCCTCAAAGTTTTAGCGCGGCGAGAAGACTTCTTGGAAGTACAAATCAATCAGATTTTTGACCAAATACTCCTAGAATTTCAACTGAGTGAAGAACAGTCAACTAGGCTGGCTGATTGGCTTTTGCAAGTAGTTGTGCCGCCAGATGTGCTGCGACAAACAATAGTTGATTTTTTAACCGATCGCACAATTCAAACCATTGACGAAACCTTTCGGGAAAAGACCAGCGGTACCTATTGGGTAGTAGCGAATTTGTTTGGTTTACGCAATACTCTTACTAGACTGAGAGCTTTTTGCTTAGATGAAAAAGAGGCTACTAACGATCGGTTGAAAGAATTAATTCAAGAATTGCAAATCCGCGATCGCATCAGAAAACTCTTGCAAAATTTATCATTGCAAAACTTACCCATAGGGACAGTACGCCAACTGCGTAAAACTACCAGAGAAAGCGTCCGTCATTACTTGCAAACTAGCGGTAGCGATTTACTACAAGGTTTAACTGACTCCGTAGATTGGGAGAATATCGCTTCTTTGTTGCTCAATCGTCTGAGTACATCACCCGTAGTTAGTAGTTCTCTAGAAGTTGTCAGCCAAGAATTGGCTTTAATTTTGGAACGCTATTTAGAGAAAGATTTGGAAGCAATTGTCGCGCAAGTAATTCCAATTCTATCTATCGATCAGGTAATTGTTGACCGCGTCAAATCAACTTCTCCTGCTGATTTAGAAGCTGCAATTGAAGGAATTGTTAAAAGTGAATTGCAGGCAATTGTAACCTTGGGTGGTGTCTTAGGTGTAATTGTGGGTTTAGGTCAAACGGTGTTTTTACTGTTGAATCAACAATAA
- a CDS encoding PstS family phosphate ABC transporter substrate-binding protein, protein MNFKLNSLTVLGVTSFVAATFGLTMSAVQSQSVSTITVDGSSTVFPITEAAAEDFQKAQGGRVRVTVGVSGTGGGFKKFCRGETDISNASRPILQKEISDCKANGVRYVELPIAYDALTVVVNPQNNWAKSLTVAELKKIWEPGAQGKVSNWSQVRSGFPNAPLKLFGPGTNSGTFDYFTEAVVGKAKSSRGDFTASEDDNVLVQGISRDKNALGYFGYAYYAENSKKLKAVAVNGVSPSEATVKNGSYTPLSRPLFIYVSSKSIDKPEVKQFVKFYLQNAAKFSKEVRYVALPSSAYTTAQSHFNKKRFGSVFGGQEAVGLKIDELMRRDAKE, encoded by the coding sequence ATGAACTTTAAGCTTAACAGCTTGACGGTATTAGGTGTAACTTCATTTGTAGCTGCTACTTTTGGGTTAACAATGTCTGCGGTTCAGTCCCAAAGTGTCAGCACAATCACAGTAGATGGTTCTAGTACTGTATTTCCCATTACGGAAGCAGCAGCGGAGGATTTTCAAAAGGCTCAAGGCGGTAGAGTAAGAGTTACCGTAGGTGTTTCCGGTACTGGCGGCGGCTTTAAAAAGTTCTGTCGCGGTGAAACAGATATTTCTAATGCTTCCCGTCCGATTCTGCAAAAAGAAATCAGCGATTGTAAAGCTAATGGTGTTCGTTATGTAGAATTACCAATAGCTTATGATGCTTTAACAGTTGTAGTTAATCCACAAAATAACTGGGCAAAAAGCCTTACAGTAGCTGAACTCAAGAAAATTTGGGAACCAGGGGCGCAAGGTAAGGTTAGTAACTGGAGTCAAGTCCGTTCTGGGTTCCCCAATGCACCATTGAAGTTATTTGGCCCTGGGACTAATTCTGGAACCTTTGACTACTTTACCGAAGCTGTAGTTGGTAAAGCTAAATCTAGCCGGGGTGATTTTACCGCTAGTGAAGATGATAACGTTTTGGTACAGGGTATTTCCCGTGATAAAAATGCCTTGGGCTACTTTGGTTATGCTTATTATGCAGAAAATAGCAAAAAGCTGAAAGCTGTAGCAGTTAATGGGGTATCACCTTCAGAAGCTACTGTCAAAAATGGCAGTTATACTCCTCTATCTAGACCACTGTTTATTTATGTCAGTTCAAAATCAATTGATAAACCAGAAGTAAAGCAATTTGTGAAATTTTACTTGCAAAATGCTGCTAAATTCTCCAAAGAAGTCAGATATGTAGCGCTGCCAAGTTCAGCTTACACTACAGCTCAAAGCCACTTCAACAAAAAGAGATTTGGCAGTGTATTTGGTGGTCAAGAAGCAGTTGGTTTAAAGATTGACGAATTAATGCGCCGCGACGCTAAAGAATAA
- the pstB gene encoding phosphate ABC transporter ATP-binding protein PstB, with translation MVEKKSSILERPIKAAVNYLNFYYGGKVHALKDINMPIGDQQVTALIGPSGCGKTTLLRCFNRMHDLYPGNRYRGEISLEPDGINLLSNKVDPIEVRMRISMVFQRPNPFPKSIYENVAYGLRVRGETKRAVIDEKVEKALRGAALWDEVKDRLRDLASNLSGGQQQRLCIARALATDPEIVLFDEPTSALDPIATSSIEELITQLKETVTILIVTHNMQQAARVSDYTAFMYLGELVEFDKTQTIFNHPANKRTADYVSGLFG, from the coding sequence ATGGTAGAAAAAAAATCTTCAATTTTAGAAAGACCGATTAAAGCTGCGGTTAATTATCTCAATTTTTACTATGGTGGCAAAGTCCACGCTTTAAAAGATATTAATATGCCCATTGGTGATCAACAGGTAACAGCACTGATTGGGCCTTCTGGATGTGGCAAAACTACTCTCTTGCGTTGTTTCAACCGAATGCATGACCTTTATCCGGGGAATCGTTATCGCGGAGAAATTAGTTTAGAACCAGATGGAATTAATTTGTTGAGTAATAAGGTTGACCCCATTGAAGTCCGGATGCGGATTAGTATGGTGTTTCAAAGACCTAATCCTTTTCCTAAGTCTATTTACGAAAATGTAGCTTATGGTTTGAGAGTGCGAGGTGAAACAAAACGCGCAGTTATTGATGAGAAAGTAGAGAAAGCTTTGCGTGGTGCAGCATTGTGGGATGAAGTTAAAGATAGATTGCGTGATTTAGCTTCTAACCTTTCTGGTGGTCAACAACAACGGCTTTGTATTGCCCGTGCTTTAGCAACTGACCCAGAAATTGTACTATTTGATGAGCCGACATCTGCTTTAGATCCCATCGCTACTTCTAGTATTGAAGAGTTAATTACTCAACTCAAGGAAACAGTCACAATTTTGATTGTTACTCACAATATGCAGCAAGCAGCCCGTGTTTCTGACTATACGGCGTTTATGTATTTGGGTGAATTGGTGGAGTTTGACAAGACACAAACGATTTTTAATCATCCTGCGAATAAAAGAACGGCTGATTATGTAAGTGGGTTGTTTGGGTAA
- a CDS encoding phosphate ABC transporter ATP-binding protein — translation MSKLVTAIKVSNFSFYYENKKILEDISLDFYQDKVTAIIGPSGCGKSTFLKSLNRMSELEGEIKVEGRVEFFGQNIYERRVNLNRVRRQISMVLPKPNLFPMSVYDNVAYGVKLVGWYPKSELDAIIESAIKAADLWDEVKNKLHKSALELSGGQQQRLCIARALAVKPRVILMDEPCFGLDPIASGKIEELIQSLRSELTIVIVSHNMRQVTRVSDFTAFFQTNENRVCSVVEFGSTTKIFTNPSDYRTREYVLPRIN, via the coding sequence ATGAGTAAATTAGTTACGGCTATAAAAGTCAGCAATTTTAGCTTTTATTACGAAAATAAGAAGATCCTTGAAGATATATCATTAGATTTTTACCAAGACAAAGTTACTGCCATTATTGGCCCTAGCGGTTGTGGTAAATCTACTTTTCTCAAATCGCTCAATCGCATGAGTGAATTAGAAGGAGAAATAAAAGTTGAAGGGAGAGTAGAATTTTTTGGTCAAAATATCTATGAGCGGCGCGTGAATTTAAATCGGGTGCGTCGCCAAATTAGTATGGTTTTACCTAAACCAAATCTCTTTCCCATGAGCGTTTATGATAATGTCGCCTATGGGGTCAAACTCGTCGGCTGGTATCCGAAATCAGAATTAGACGCTATTATCGAATCTGCCATTAAAGCTGCTGACCTCTGGGATGAAGTGAAAAATAAGCTGCATAAATCTGCTTTGGAACTTTCTGGAGGTCAACAACAACGGCTCTGTATTGCTCGTGCTTTAGCCGTTAAGCCCAGAGTTATTTTAATGGATGAGCCTTGTTTTGGACTAGACCCCATCGCTAGCGGCAAAATTGAAGAATTAATCCAAAGTTTACGCTCTGAGTTAACGATTGTGATTGTCAGCCATAATATGCGGCAAGTCACTCGTGTATCAGATTTTACTGCTTTCTTTCAAACCAACGAAAATCGGGTTTGCAGCGTAGTTGAATTTGGCTCCACTACGAAAATCTTTACTAATCCTTCCGATTACCGCACCCGCGAATATGTTTTACCACGGATAAACTAA